A single genomic interval of Brevibacillus brevis harbors:
- the hrpB gene encoding ATP-dependent helicase HrpB, whose translation MNALPINEVLPELIGTLCKETNAVLVAAPGAGKTTRVPLALREEAWLRNRRIVMLVPRRLAARQAATYMAALLGEEVGQTVGYRVKRESRVGPDTRIEVITEGILTRMLQDDPELSDVGLVIFDEFHERNLHADLGLALSLQAQSLFREDLRILVMSATLDAEPVSALLGNAPVISSKGRMFPVETHFLTSPMEGRLEEAVVQMSFQALRQEEGDMLVFLPGAKEIHRVQGLLEQSGVGTNIRIAPLYGNLSQEEQDKAIQPGKTGERKIVLATSIAETSLTVEGVRIVIDSGLKRVPRFSPRTGMTRLETAKVSRASADQRRGRAGRLAPGVCYRLWTEQEDRMLIPQQAPEIMEADLAVLALELALWGVGSSDELDWLNPPPKPAMAQAQELLLQLGALDEWKQITPHGRVLAGMGVHPRLGHMIQKANELGEGDLACELAVLLEERDIVRGRQASADADMRTRVELLRQVANKQSEAVELPIDVGACKRLWKEAAHFKRGWANNQSGDTSTRTEATGRLLAFAYPDRIAQRRADGRYLLRNGRGAAFSVQQPLAASPYIVAAELDDQGADSRILLAASVEESDLLKDCAMQITERMNVWWEHTAGAVRSRKQKRLGAILLADMAAEASPDEVLTAFLHGIKEEGLEILPWNRQARQYRERLLFMQRLEEGWPNVEDEALLVSLEEWLAPHVYGFKRKEDLQSLSVATLLESMLSWEQRRQLDEYAPTHVIVPSGSKIPVDYSDPAAPVLSVRLQELFGWQDSPRIGRGRVPLTLHLLSPAHRPVQVTRDLASFWAHAYFEVKKDLKGRYPKHYWPDDPLAAIPTNRTRPRI comes from the coding sequence ATGAATGCATTGCCGATAAATGAAGTATTGCCAGAGCTGATAGGCACGCTGTGCAAAGAGACGAACGCAGTATTGGTCGCAGCTCCGGGTGCGGGGAAGACGACGCGGGTACCACTGGCCTTGCGTGAAGAAGCTTGGTTACGCAATCGTCGAATAGTAATGCTGGTCCCGCGCCGACTGGCCGCACGTCAAGCTGCTACCTACATGGCTGCCTTGCTGGGGGAAGAAGTTGGACAAACGGTCGGATACCGGGTCAAGCGCGAGTCAAGAGTAGGGCCAGACACTCGGATTGAAGTGATTACAGAAGGAATTTTAACGAGAATGCTACAGGATGATCCAGAGCTATCTGATGTCGGTCTTGTTATTTTTGACGAGTTCCACGAACGGAATTTGCACGCGGATTTAGGACTGGCCCTAAGTCTTCAAGCACAAAGCTTGTTTCGGGAAGACCTGCGAATTCTCGTGATGTCCGCTACGCTCGATGCCGAGCCTGTGTCAGCCTTGCTGGGGAATGCTCCTGTTATCAGTAGTAAAGGCAGGATGTTTCCGGTGGAGACGCACTTTTTGACTTCCCCGATGGAGGGGCGTCTGGAGGAAGCGGTTGTCCAGATGAGCTTCCAAGCGTTGAGACAAGAAGAGGGAGATATGCTGGTCTTTTTACCAGGAGCCAAAGAAATTCACCGGGTGCAAGGTTTGCTTGAACAAAGCGGTGTGGGCACAAATATCCGGATTGCGCCTCTTTATGGAAACTTGTCGCAGGAGGAACAAGATAAGGCGATCCAGCCCGGGAAAACAGGGGAGCGCAAAATTGTCCTCGCCACCTCTATTGCCGAGACGAGCTTGACTGTCGAAGGTGTGCGCATCGTGATTGATAGTGGATTAAAACGGGTCCCGCGCTTTTCTCCACGAACAGGGATGACGAGGCTGGAGACAGCAAAGGTATCAAGGGCGTCCGCAGACCAACGCAGAGGAAGGGCTGGGCGGCTTGCACCCGGAGTCTGCTATCGACTGTGGACAGAGCAAGAAGATCGCATGCTCATTCCCCAGCAGGCACCTGAAATTATGGAAGCGGATCTGGCTGTGCTCGCTTTGGAGCTGGCCCTGTGGGGTGTTGGGTCGTCGGACGAGCTGGATTGGCTGAATCCTCCGCCGAAGCCAGCGATGGCACAGGCTCAAGAGCTGTTGCTTCAGTTGGGCGCATTAGATGAGTGGAAGCAGATCACACCACATGGACGAGTGCTGGCTGGGATGGGTGTGCATCCGAGATTGGGCCACATGATTCAAAAAGCGAATGAGCTGGGGGAAGGTGATCTGGCTTGCGAGCTGGCTGTCCTCTTGGAAGAACGAGATATTGTGCGGGGGCGCCAAGCGTCAGCAGATGCGGATATGCGTACGCGTGTTGAACTGCTTCGTCAGGTAGCAAACAAACAGAGTGAGGCAGTGGAGCTTCCGATTGATGTAGGAGCATGCAAAAGACTTTGGAAGGAGGCGGCGCACTTCAAACGGGGATGGGCAAACAACCAGTCTGGTGACACCTCCACTCGTACAGAAGCGACGGGAAGACTGCTGGCGTTTGCGTACCCGGACCGGATTGCCCAGCGAAGGGCAGATGGACGTTATTTGCTTCGCAATGGGCGCGGGGCGGCTTTTTCCGTGCAGCAACCACTGGCTGCTTCACCGTATATTGTGGCAGCAGAACTCGATGACCAAGGCGCAGATAGTCGGATATTACTGGCGGCTAGCGTGGAAGAAAGCGACCTGTTGAAGGATTGTGCGATGCAGATTACCGAACGAATGAACGTATGGTGGGAGCATACAGCGGGGGCAGTTCGCAGCCGCAAGCAAAAGCGGTTGGGGGCAATCTTGTTGGCGGATATGGCTGCGGAGGCTTCACCAGATGAGGTGTTAACAGCGTTTTTGCACGGAATAAAAGAAGAAGGCTTGGAAATTTTGCCGTGGAATCGGCAGGCGAGACAGTATCGGGAGCGTTTGCTCTTTATGCAACGTCTGGAGGAAGGCTGGCCGAATGTGGAAGATGAGGCACTACTTGTTTCCCTGGAGGAGTGGCTCGCTCCCCATGTGTATGGTTTCAAAAGAAAGGAAGACCTACAGTCGCTGTCAGTGGCGACGTTGCTAGAGAGTATGCTGTCATGGGAGCAGCGCAGACAACTAGACGAATACGCTCCGACTCATGTGATCGTCCCGAGTGGCTCCAAAATTCCTGTCGATTACAGCGATCCAGCAGCACCGGTGCTTTCGGTCCGGCTACAGGAGCTGTTTGGTTGGCAAGACTCGCCGAGAATAGGCAGAGGCAGAGTGCCACTGACATTGCACCTGCTTTCGCCGGCTCATCGTCCGGTACAAGTGACACGGGACTTGGCGAGCTTTTGGGCACATGCGTATTTTGAAGTGAAAAAAGATTTAAAGGGCCGTTATCCCAAGCATTATTGGCCGGATGATCCGCTAGCTGCCATTCCAACAAACCGGACGAGGCCACGCATATAA
- the bluB gene encoding 5,6-dimethylbenzimidazole synthase gives MKRLTAEEKNGLYKAISNRRDIRTFRQDPVAPEKLAMILAAAHHAPSVGFMQPWNFVLVEDDETKQALAECADKERRALAIHYEGTGRESTFLELKIQGIKEAPVTICVTCDPTRGGDHVLGRNSIPETDIMSVSCAIQNMWLAAYAEDLAMGWVSFYKKADVRRILNIPPHIDPVALLSIGYTDHYPERPLLELHQWRQREDLQQLIYREQWGNKA, from the coding sequence ATGAAACGCTTAACTGCAGAAGAAAAAAACGGGCTGTATAAAGCCATCAGCAATCGTCGCGATATTCGTACCTTTCGCCAAGACCCTGTCGCCCCGGAAAAGCTCGCCATGATCTTGGCTGCTGCCCACCATGCTCCTTCTGTCGGATTCATGCAGCCTTGGAATTTTGTCCTGGTAGAAGACGACGAAACCAAACAAGCTCTTGCAGAATGTGCGGATAAAGAACGCCGGGCACTTGCCATCCACTACGAAGGAACGGGACGAGAATCGACCTTTTTAGAGTTGAAAATTCAAGGAATCAAGGAAGCGCCTGTCACCATCTGTGTCACTTGTGATCCTACACGTGGCGGAGACCATGTACTCGGTCGCAATTCCATCCCGGAAACAGATATTATGTCTGTTAGCTGTGCGATCCAAAACATGTGGCTGGCAGCCTACGCAGAAGATTTGGCGATGGGCTGGGTCAGTTTCTACAAGAAGGCCGACGTGCGTCGTATCCTGAACATACCGCCGCATATCGATCCTGTCGCATTGCTGTCGATCGGCTACACGGATCACTATCCGGAACGTCCACTCTTGGAGCTACACCAATGGAGACAACGCGAGGATCTGCAACAGTTGATTTATCGGGAGCAGTGGGGAAACAAAGCGTGA
- a CDS encoding response regulator transcription factor: MQNILIVEDELPISRVLKAYLEKNNFQVEQAFNGEEAERKFDSLNPALVLLDVMLPGRSGWSILEYIRAKSSCPVIMLTALGQIDNKLAGLNKGADDYITKPFIADEVVARVHAVLRRSKQLIEGNHVKQFGSLKVDFKAYSVMLHGIELAFTPKDLCLFLFLAQYKNQTFTREQLIEQVWGMDYEGSDRAVDLAIKRIRRSLENWPTSEGEIRTYRGLGYKLCVYE; this comes from the coding sequence ATGCAAAACATCTTAATTGTAGAAGACGAGTTACCCATCTCTCGGGTATTGAAGGCGTATTTGGAAAAAAACAACTTTCAGGTTGAACAGGCATTTAACGGCGAGGAAGCAGAGAGGAAGTTTGATTCACTCAATCCTGCGCTGGTCTTGCTGGATGTGATGCTGCCTGGACGAAGCGGATGGAGTATTCTCGAATATATTCGGGCGAAAAGCTCGTGTCCTGTCATCATGCTGACAGCGTTGGGACAAATCGATAACAAGTTGGCGGGTTTGAACAAAGGCGCCGATGACTATATCACCAAGCCCTTTATTGCCGACGAAGTGGTCGCTCGCGTACATGCAGTATTACGTCGCTCGAAACAATTGATAGAAGGCAATCATGTGAAGCAGTTTGGCAGTCTGAAAGTCGACTTTAAGGCTTATTCTGTCATGCTGCACGGCATCGAACTGGCGTTTACGCCAAAGGACTTGTGTCTGTTTCTTTTTTTAGCGCAGTACAAAAACCAGACGTTCACCAGAGAACAGCTCATCGAGCAGGTGTGGGGAATGGACTACGAAGGAAGTGATCGCGCAGTAGACCTCGCGATCAAGCGTATCCGGCGATCTTTGGAGAATTGGCCGACATCCGAAGGGGAAATCCGTACTTATCGTGGCTTGGGCTACAAGCTGTGCGTATATGAGTGA